The Haloarcula sp. CBA1127 genomic interval CACGGCCCTTTCGCTCGCCCCAGGTGTCGGTGTCGGCCCGCTCGACGAAGTAATCGATGACCGCTTCGTCGTCGTCCAGTTCCTCGCGTTTTCGCTCGACCTCGGCGACCCATTCAGGTAGTATCTCGGTGTATGTTTCCAGCTTATCGCCGGTTTCGGCGGCACCGAAGTGGCCGAACATGAGGATGTCCGGGTCGAGGTCCTGTATCATCGCCACGTCGTCGAGCGCCTGGTCGAGCGTGAAGTTGACCGGCGGGGTCGTGACGTGCATCTCGTCGGTCGACGGCGCGTAGATGCCGGCGGCGTCGGCGGTGAACACACCGTCGATGGCGGAGTCGTAGAAGACGACCTGATGTGGCGCATGGCCCGGCGCGTGCAGGGTTTCGAGGGAGTGGTCACCTAGGTCGATCACGTCGCCGTCAGTTAGCGTCTCGATACGGTCTTCGGCGACCGGGATCGGCTTGCCGTAGAACTCGATCTGGTCACCGACGGCGTGTTTGGTCCCCTCCCAGAGCCGCTCGGGGTCGACGAGGTGGCGCTTGCCTGACTCGTGGACGTACACCGTCGCGTTCGGGCAGTCCTCGGCGAGGTAGCCGGCTCCGCCAGCGTGATCCAGATGGACGTGGGTCGCCGCGATGACTTCCAGCTCCTCAGGCGCGATCCCGACCGACTCCATCGCCGAGAGGATGGTTTCGTGTCGCGCGCCGGTGCCGGTGTCGACCAGCGCCGGTCGCTCGGCGTCGATTATGTAGACGGGCCCGTACTCGGCCACGCCGTACATCCCGACGTCGACGTAGTGGACATCTGTGCAGTCCCCGACCGTCACCTCGTAAACGTCACCGATTCCCATACACTCTCTCGTGACCGGCGGGGGCAAAACCGTTGTGCTGTGGCTATCGTGACACCCAAGCGTCAGGAAGGGCAAAGCCATTTACCCGGAGTCAGAAACACCACTGTATGTACGACGCCGTACTCGTTCCGACCGACGGGTCCGAAGGGGCTGCCACCGCGGCCGAACACGCTATCGACCTCGCCGAGCGCCACGATGCGAGTCTGCACGCGCTGCACGTCCTCGAAACCGAGCAGGTCGTCGACCAGATTCCCGAGTTCGAGGACAGCAGCATCTTCGACCGCCTTGCCGACGCTGGCCAGCAGGCCGTCGATGACCTGCACGCACAGGCCGAAGACGCCGGTATCGACACGGTGACCACGGCGGTCGAGCAGGGCGTCCCCCACGAGGAGGTCGTGGAGTACGTCGAGCGCCACGACATCGATGTCATCGTGATGGCAACGGAGGGACGGACCGGCCCCTCCCGGGAACTCATCGGCAGCGTCACCGAGTCCGTAATTCGGGCCTCGCCGGTGCCGGTGCTAGCGGTGAAGGTCGGCGGCGAGGCGTAGCGAGACGGACATCGACGGTCGGGGTCGCCCACCGCGGGACCGACACGCCTAATTTCTGCCGTCGAGAACCGTCGGCCATGTTATCGAGACAGTTCGTCCGGGAGAACCCCGAGACGGTCCGTGACGCTATCGAACGGAAGGGCGTCACGGGCGTCGACCTCGACGAAATCCTCGAAATCGACGAGGAGTGGCGAGAACTGAAGGCCGAAGGTGACGGGCTCCGACAGGAACGCAACGAGGTATCGAGCAAGATTGGTGAGCTGAAACAGGACGGCAAGGACGAGGAGGCTCAGGAGGCCATCGACCGGTCGCAGGAACTCAAAGACGAACTACAGGACGTCGAGGAGCGCGCCGACGAACTGGAGTCCCAGTTGGAAGACGCCCTGCTCGAACTGCCGAACATTCCCCACGATTCGGTCCCGACCGGCGAGGGCGAGGCCGACAACGTCGAGCGCTACCGCGAGGGGTTCGACGACCTCCGGGACCTGCCCGACGAAGTGGTGCCCCACTACGACCTCGGCGAGGATCTAGACCTGCTTGACTTCGAGCGCGGCGCAAAGGTGTCCGGCGGCGGCTACCAGTTCGTCAAGGGCGAGGGCGCGCGTCTGGAGCACGCACTCATCCAGTTCATGCTCGATGTCCACCGCGAGCAGGAGTACGTCGACGTGCTCCCGCCGATTCCGGTCAACTCCGATTCGATGGAAGGGACGGGCCAGCTCCCGAAGTTCGACGAGGACGCTTACCGCGTCGGAGCCAGACAGGACGACGACTACGACAGCGACGACCTGTGGCTGCTTCCGACGGCGGAGGTGCCGGTCACCAACATGTACCGCGGCGAGATTCTGCTTGACGACGACCTGCCGGTCAAACATCAGGCGTTTTCGCCGAACTTCCGCCGCGAGGCCGGCGAGCACGGGACCGAGACGCGGGGGTACGTCCGCGTCCACCAGTTCCACAAGGTCGAACTCGTCAACTTCGTCCGGCCCGAGAACAGCTACGACCGGCTTGAGAGCCTGCTTGATGAGGCCGCCGAAGTGCTCGACCGCCTCGAACTGCCCTACCGCGTGCTCGACATGTGTACCGGCGACATGGGCTTTACACAAGCCAAGAAGTACGACATCGAGGTGTGGGCTCCCGGCGACGACATGGAGGACGGCCCGGACCGCGGCGGCCGCTGGCTCGAAGTCTCCTCGGTCTCGAACTTCGAGGACTTCCAGGCGCGCCGTGCCGGCCTGCGCTATCGGCCCGAACGGCACGAGTCCGCCGACTACCTCCACACGCTGAACGGCTCCGGACTTGCCGTCCCGCGCGTCCTTGTGGCGATTATGGAGTACTACCAGAACGACGACGGGACCATCACCGTGCCCGAACCACTCCGTCCGTACATGGGCGGCCAGGAAGTCATCGAAGGCTCCGAGAAAATCGGCGAGAGCGCCGTCGGCGCGGGCGAGAAAGAGTAGGCCGCCGCGGTCCGCTGTGTTCGGCCAGCGTTCTGACTTCCTGTATGCGGTGTGTTACTCGAAACCAGATTTCACTACACTATTACATTCATTCGTCAGCACCGTCGAGATATGGCTGACGACGCCTTCGGCCGGATGGTACTGGACTTTCACCGCGACGGCCTCGTCGAGCAGCCCCGCTATCGCCGCGACGCCGACGATTTGACCGAGGCGCATCTGGCGGGCTACTTCGAGCCGCCATCGGCGTGGCATCCCATCGAACGGGACCTGTTCTCGGCGGTGACGGGCCGTGTCCTCGACGCCGGCTGTGGCGTCGGCCGACACACACTCCCACTGCAGAAGCGCGGCCACAGCGTGCTGGCCGTCGACCGGAGTCCGGGAGCCGTCGCGGTCGCCCGCGAGCGCGGCGTCACGCATTCCGTGGTCGGCGACCTCCGACGGCCGCCGGGCGACGGGTTTGAGACGGTCGTTGCCCTTGGCAAGCAGCTCGGCCTCGGCAGTTCGCTGGCCGACCTCCGGACGACGCTGACCGAACTGGCGGCGGTGACGCGTCCCGGTGGCCGTCTCATCGCCGACATGGACACGCTCGACCGGGCAGACCCGGAGACTGACGCGGCCCACCGCACCCAGCCCGGTGTCGCCTACCGGACCTTCCGCGTCGAGTACGACGGGCTCGCCGGCCCGTGGACCGACCTGTTGCTGGTCACGCCGTCGGGGTTCCGCGAGGCAGTCAGCGAGACGCCGTGGACCGTGGACACGTTCGTCGGGACCGAAGCAGACGGGTCAATGTACGGCGTTCGGCTGTCGCTACCGGGACAGTAAAATAGCAACTCCGCGAGCGGTCACGCTCAGCGCGTGTACGTCTCGATTCGCTCGATGTCGTCCCCGGCGAACGTGAACACATCGACGAAGCCAACAATACGCTCACCGTCGGCATCAAGCAGGCGACCGCGGGCGACGACCGTTGCCGTCGACGAATCGTCGCCGTCAGCCGGCTCAACCGCACTGTCTTTCTGGCGACAGTAAAGGCCGTCGAGCGGATGCGTGGTGTCTGTCTGGGGCCGTTCCTCGCGCATGAACTGTACGAACCGGTCCCGGCCGTCGATGGTTCGGTCGGGACGGTTGTGGACGAACGACGGGGCGAGCAGCGATGCCAACTGGTCGTAGTCGTCGCCGTCGATGGCGTCATAGTAGGCCCGTGTCCGCTGACGGAGGGCAGGTCGCGTCACGGATCTGATTCGGGTTCGTCAGATGTGTCTCTGTCGCTCTCCGCGTCGGACGGCTCGTCAGTCGCGTCCGGGACCGAATCGTCAGCTCGCTCGGGTTCGGCTGGTTCTCCCGTGTCGCCGCCGTCACCGTCGGCCATCGGGTCGGCCAGATCCAGTTCGACTGCGTCGTCAGTCTCCGTCTCGGAGTCGGTGGCGGCGTCCGATGACGCGTCGGGGGTCGACTGCTCGCCGTTCGGCGCGTCCTG includes:
- the serS gene encoding serine--tRNA ligase, translating into MLSRQFVRENPETVRDAIERKGVTGVDLDEILEIDEEWRELKAEGDGLRQERNEVSSKIGELKQDGKDEEAQEAIDRSQELKDELQDVEERADELESQLEDALLELPNIPHDSVPTGEGEADNVERYREGFDDLRDLPDEVVPHYDLGEDLDLLDFERGAKVSGGGYQFVKGEGARLEHALIQFMLDVHREQEYVDVLPPIPVNSDSMEGTGQLPKFDEDAYRVGARQDDDYDSDDLWLLPTAEVPVTNMYRGEILLDDDLPVKHQAFSPNFRREAGEHGTETRGYVRVHQFHKVELVNFVRPENSYDRLESLLDEAAEVLDRLELPYRVLDMCTGDMGFTQAKKYDIEVWAPGDDMEDGPDRGGRWLEVSSVSNFEDFQARRAGLRYRPERHESADYLHTLNGSGLAVPRVLVAIMEYYQNDDGTITVPEPLRPYMGGQEVIEGSEKIGESAVGAGEKE
- a CDS encoding MBL fold metallo-hydrolase produces the protein MGIGDVYEVTVGDCTDVHYVDVGMYGVAEYGPVYIIDAERPALVDTGTGARHETILSAMESVGIAPEELEVIAATHVHLDHAGGAGYLAEDCPNATVYVHESGKRHLVDPERLWEGTKHAVGDQIEFYGKPIPVAEDRIETLTDGDVIDLGDHSLETLHAPGHAPHQVVFYDSAIDGVFTADAAGIYAPSTDEMHVTTPPVNFTLDQALDDVAMIQDLDPDILMFGHFGAAETGDKLETYTEILPEWVAEVERKREELDDDEAVIDYFVERADTDTWGERKGRAEMRLNVRGVLVALDNREE
- a CDS encoding class I SAM-dependent methyltransferase — translated: MADDAFGRMVLDFHRDGLVEQPRYRRDADDLTEAHLAGYFEPPSAWHPIERDLFSAVTGRVLDAGCGVGRHTLPLQKRGHSVLAVDRSPGAVAVARERGVTHSVVGDLRRPPGDGFETVVALGKQLGLGSSLADLRTTLTELAAVTRPGGRLIADMDTLDRADPETDAAHRTQPGVAYRTFRVEYDGLAGPWTDLLLVTPSGFREAVSETPWTVDTFVGTEADGSMYGVRLSLPGQ
- a CDS encoding nuclear transport factor 2 family protein, producing MTRPALRQRTRAYYDAIDGDDYDQLASLLAPSFVHNRPDRTIDGRDRFVQFMREERPQTDTTHPLDGLYCRQKDSAVEPADGDDSSTATVVARGRLLDADGERIVGFVDVFTFAGDDIERIETYTR
- a CDS encoding universal stress protein; this translates as MYDAVLVPTDGSEGAATAAEHAIDLAERHDASLHALHVLETEQVVDQIPEFEDSSIFDRLADAGQQAVDDLHAQAEDAGIDTVTTAVEQGVPHEEVVEYVERHDIDVIVMATEGRTGPSRELIGSVTESVIRASPVPVLAVKVGGEA